The following coding sequences are from one Lolium rigidum isolate FL_2022 chromosome 6, APGP_CSIRO_Lrig_0.1, whole genome shotgun sequence window:
- the LOC124665712 gene encoding auxin-responsive protein IAA4-like has product MLGMAECKGRSQHSPSSSMDSSNHPALSTTASPCRPDRQDLSTDLRLGLSLSTSPSSSSSSLHEAERIISNPRNQVLFNWPPIKPFLRSALAASARRHRVQRTLFVKVYMEGLPIGRKLDLLLLVGYDSLLVKLCHMFKTPITYAAVYHQQVPGVKAAHILTYEDQDGDWMMVGDVPWELFLTSVKKLKITRVGYC; this is encoded by the exons ATGCTAGGCATGGCGGAGTGCAAAGGCAGAAGCCAACACTCCCCATCCTCGTCCATGGACAGCAGCAATCACCCGGCGCTCTCCACCACGGCGTCGCCTTGCCGGCCGGACAGGCAGGACCTCAGCACCGACCTCCGGCTAGGACTTAGCCTCTCCAcatcgccctcctcgtcctcctcctccctccacgAGGCTGAGAGAATCATTTCTAACCCAAG GAACCAAGTACTCTTCAATTGGCCGCCCATCAAACCATTCCTCCGGAGCGCTCTTGCAGCATCGGCTAGAAGGCACCGGGTGCAGCGCACACTGTTTGTCAAGGTATACATGGAGGGCCTTCCAATCGGCAGGAAGCTGGATTTGCTTTTGCTGGTTGGCTACGACAGCCTCCTCGTCAAGCTCTGCCACATGTTTAAGACCCCCATCACCT ATGCTGCCGTATACCATCAACAAGTTCCTGGCGTGAAGGCTGCTCATATTCTCACCTATGAAGACCAGGATGGTGACTGGATGATGGTTGGTGACGTACCCTGGGA GCTATTCCTGACCAGTGTAAAGAAACTAAAGAtcacaagagtgggatattgctaA